GCTCGTAGATAGATCGATGACTTTCTCATTTACCCAACTAAATCATGTTGGACTGCTACTAAGCATTGGAGTCGGTATCGGGTTTTTATCAGGTCTATATCCATCATTTGTATTATCAGGATTTAATGCCCTAAGTGTGTTAAAAGGCACATTTAAAACTTCTGGTTGGTCAAATGGACTCAGAAAGGGGCTGGTAGTTTTTCAGTTTGTTATTTCTACCATTCTGATTATTTCTACCCTGGTGATTCATAATCAAATGACCTTTATTAGAAATAAGAACCTGGGTTATAATAAAGAAAACGTCGTCTATTTTAGCGTGGAGGGAGCGCTTTCGGATTTAAATACACGAGAAATGCTCAAACAGAGAATTCTTGATAATCCGAACTTTTTATCGGCAACTTATTCAAATGGATCTCCATTAAGTGTTGGTTCATCAACATCAGGTGGGTTTTCTTGGGAAGGCAAGGTCGATCAAAACCAAACCAATTTTTATATCATTCGAGCGGGTCACGATTTTGTGGAAACTTATGGTCTAGATGTTATCCAAGGCAGGTCGTTTGACAAAGCCTTGTCCACCGACACTATGAACGTGCTGATCAATGAGCAAACAGCAAAATTGATGAATGTGGAAGACCCACTGGGCGTACCCATCACTTTTTGGAACCGTACGGGTAGAGTCGTCGGTATCGTAAAAGACTTTCACTTTAGTTCGTTGCATCAAAGCATAGAACCGCTTGTTATAGGCCTAAGGCCTGAAGATAGCCAAGTATTTAGTGTAAAAATGACAGGCCAAAATGTGAAAGAGAACGTAGCATTTTTGGAAAAGACGGTAAAAGAAATCAATCCAAATTACCCGTTTGAGTATAGCTTTTTGGACGAAAGTTTCGAACGATTATACAGAAGCGAAAACACGATTGGTACCCTAGCCGATTACTTCTCATTAATTGCCATATTCATTTCGCTATTGGGGCTTTTCGGTTTGGCTAGTTTTGCTGCTGAACAGCGCATCAAAGAAATTGGTGTGAGAAAAGTGCTCGGTGCAAGTATTGGAAACCTTTTGATGCTCATGACCAAAGGCTTTATGGTGCTGGTCGGTTTGGGTTTTCTCATTGCCGCGCCAATCGGATACTATTTCATGGATAACTGGTTGAATGCTTTTGAATATAGAGTGGATATAGGGCCTTCAGTTTTCATCATAGCGGGCTTGGCATCTCTCATCATTACGGTGTTAACTGTAAGCTATCACTCTTTGAAGGCGGTTCATGCTAATCCTGTAAACAGCCTTAAATACGAGTAAAACGAAAATAAAATAGATATCAAGGCCTCAAGTATTCATTGCTTGGGGCCTTTTTATTAAGCTTGATTCACAACCTCAAAATATTCTTTGAAACCGACTGGTCTCTGGCTAATATCAACCATTTCTGGGCTGCCAGAAGCCACAATTTTACCTCCTTCTATGAAGTAGACTATGTCTGAGCGGCCCGCGCATAATGTGTTGTGAGTTATCTGTAATACAGGCATATTTTCCTTCAGTTGGTCTAAAATCGATAAGATGCGCTCGACATTTTCCTGGTCTAAAGAACTGGTCACCTCATCTAATAGAAGAACCAAAGGGTCATCGATTAAAGCCCTCAATAAGCCGAGAATCTTTTTTTGTCCACCTGATAATTGTACGCCATTTTCACCTAATTGCGTATCGATCCCCAAGGGGAGGTCTTTTAGAAAATTTTCCAGACCGTAATTTTTGATAAGGCTTTGGACTTTTACTCTATGCCGTTTGTTTGATGTTCCTAGAGAATTCAGGTCAATATTTTCCCATAGGCTCGCGTTAAATACCTTAATTTCTTGCGGTACTACACCAATTCGCTTCCGCCAGTCTACTGGGTTTTTAAATACACTGTGATCATTGAAGAGTACACGACCAGAAAGAGGTTTATAAAGGGTGCTAATGACATGCAGTAAGGTCGATTTACCGCTCCCACTTGGCCCAAATAGAGTCGTGATTTTTCCTTGTTCAACTTGCAATGAGATATTGTTTAATAACTCGATTTGGCCTGGAAATGAAAAAGATAAATCCTGAATTGACAGTATGTTTTTCTCTGCCATTTCTATCGAGGAGGTTTGAGTAGATTCCTCAGTTTTTTGAGTCAGCAACTCGTCCATTCGCTCAAAGGCTATTTTGCCCTCCTCAAAATCTACATAAGTAAAAGCCAAGCTTGCTATATGACCGGAAGTGATGGAAGTTATCGATACGATGGCCAGCATATTGCCAATTTCTAAGGTGCCTGACATCACTTTGAGTGAGGAAATCGCAATGATAGCGACAGTGGTTAAAACTGTAAATAACTGTATCCATAAACCAAATCGGATTGTTGCTTTGTCTGCTGTAAACACCTTCGAGCGAAATGCACGATAAAGATTCATGGCGTTTAGACTTAATTTGGACTCTAAATGCTTGCGTTTTAATTCGTCTACACCTGAAATGGTATCCACAAAATTGGCATTGTTTTCCGCATGATAGACCATTGCCTCTTTTTGGGCTTCAATAACGGCTTTCCTCAAATAGATAATGAGACCAAAAATGAGTATCGAGCAAATCAAGTTAATAACTCCTAAATACGGTTCATAACTGAATAGTAGCACAAAAGCCACCACCACAGTAAATATGCTAATCAGCCCATCTTCGATCCATTTAGTCGTGTTTTCTTCTATGCCCTCGGTGTCCTCCAATCGAGTAATCAGGTCTCCCATTTTTTTGCTATCGAAGAAGCGTTTTGGTTGAAAAAGCAGTTGGCTAAAGAAATTGCTGAGTAAGTCGGTATTAAAGTCCCTACTAAAACTAGCCATACGGTGGTTTCTTACATAAGTCAAAAAGGTAGAAAGTACCAATATGAGCGACCAAATAACAAGGCCAGCAATGATAAGGTTTCTATCGCCTGAAGGAAGTAAGTTATCAACGAGTTTTTCGGTAAAAACTGCCGTTGCAAAAAGTAGGATAGCATGGATAATACCTAGAACCAGGATGTTAGTGAGCCTTTTTTGATGGGGTTTGATTAAAGGAATTAACCAGCTGAGCCCATGGGAGGCTTTTTTTTGCGGTAGTTGTAAATCCCCTGAATACTTAATGTTGAGTGCTATTCCTGAAGTCCATAGTGATTGAAACTCTACATCCGTTAATCGCTGAATGCCATCGTCAGGGTCTGCAATGAGCCAGGTTTCACCGATTTTACCTAAGCAAAGAACAAAATGATTTAGGTTGCTGTGTTTTATGATATGAAGTATAAAACTCCCACGCATACTTGCGAGTTCGGCATATGAGAGTCTTATGGAAGCCGCCTGAAAGCCGAGTTCATTTGCAGCTTGTTCGAGCCCTAAAAGGGAGGTGCCCTCTTTGGTAGTACCGCTTATTAACTTCAATTGTTCCATCGAGGACTTATAGCCTAAGTACCTTACCAAAGTATACAAGCACGCAACACCACAATCTTTTTGATCGTGCTGGCGCACTAAAGCTTTCTTTAAAAGGACTTCTTTTCTCAATTTTCGACGCTAACAAGTAAGCCGATGACTGTAAAATCACAGGCGCTATTTTGTAATAGATAAAGAAGTAGGTCGAAAGAACGATACTCGAGGACCGGGTATCTATGGCGAGGATTCTCGCGATGTTATACCGTTCTCATGGATGCTATTGAACGGTTGTAGAGGCTACTAGCAAAAGTTTCTACACTTGACAAGAATACGGTAATACCTTTTCGATAATGGGTTTAACCTTCTTCGGCGTCTGTGTAATCGGCTGCATCGATCACCCCCGATGATCTGACTTGATTCAGTTTTTTTAAGCGCTGTCATATCAATTCTGTTTAGTTAAATACTCGAAATACAGCATCAACTTAATGAATAATTTTAGCAAAAAGGTAGCCTTTTGGTGAACGACAATTTTCTAGGAATGAACCGCTAAAATCGGCAAACCAAAATTCAGATAGCCACGCCCCGATTGATAAAATGTCAGGTAATCTCTACATCGGTCATCTCATCATAAAGAATGTAAATTTGCTAAATTGATATATTTATGCTAAATAAATATAGCTAAATCAAAAATAGACCATGAAATACCCGATCTGCCCACGCTGTAAATCAGAAAATGCTTCAAAAAGCGGTGTTATTAATGGTAGACAGCGTTTTAAATGTAAGCAATGTAGCTATTACTTTACGGTGGCCAAGCTTGGAAAACAGATTGATAGCTATCTTGTGGTTAAGGCATTACAGCTATATATAGAGGGTGTAAGTTATCGAGAGATCGAGCGGATTTTAGGAGTGAGCCATGTTTCGGTCATGAACTGGGTCAAAAAATACAACGTAAAACCACCGTTGAGCGCTGATTATCGCCCTACTTATAAAGTATTGAATCACAATGAATTAAATAATATGGTGACTTCTCCAGATTTTTTGAAAGGTGCAGGTATGATCTTAACAGAACTGGGGGATAAGTATATGATGATTAAATGGGAGCGCTTCAGAGAATAGTATAGTCTTAGCAAAAATATACACCTGTTTGGGTAGTTCGCGTAGAAATCATTGAAATTTCAAAAGGCCTAAAAGTAATTTTTTTGAATAGAGTCTTTTATTAATTCAATTTTTTTTAATCATGAAGCGCACTAATTTTTTGGTACTTATTGTACTGTTGCTGCTTGGGTCGAAGACTATTTATGCTCAACTCGACAATAGTTATAAGCCTTTGACACTTCACCTCGACGAAAGCGGTCAGAAGTATATCAGATTTATCTCTTGGCATCAGATTTGGCTCGAAAACCAGAACCTAAGTAGCCAAAGCGATCAAGGAGCTACCTTTCGAGTAAGACGTTCTCGTTTTCTCGCTTATGCTCAAATTTCACCTCGATTTCTAATTGTCACACATTTCGGTTTAAACTCGTTGACCGGAGCCAATATGGACCCCATAGGGGATGGTAGAGCCAGTGATGCCCCTCAATTATTTTTACATGGGGCATGGAATGAATTTCGTGTGACTAAGGATGAAAAACTCTACATTGGAGCGGGTTTGCATTACTGGAATGGCCTTTCACGCTTAACCAGCGGGAGTACACTGAACTTTATGACCTTAGATAATTATCGTCAAGCTTGGGCACAACTAGGGCTAAGCGATCAGTTTGCACGTCATTTGGGAGTTTACGCCAAAGGCCGACTTGGCAAACTCAGGTATACGTTGGCTTTGAACAACCCAATTTCAAATGCCCTAAGTTCTAATGATCTGAATCAACTGGCCGAAGGCAGTATTACTTACTCGGGCCGAAGAGTACTGGGTAAGGATGCTGGTACCGTTTTTACCGGTTATTTCGATTATCAGTTCAAGGATCAAGAGTCTAATAAATTGCCTTACCGCGTAGGAAGTTACTTAGGTAAGAAAACTGTCCTCAACATCGGGGCGGGCTTCTTTAGTCACGCTAACGGAACAGTTCTTATTGAAAATGGTGCTCCGTTGGGTCAAGATGTTCAGCATTTTTCAGCAGATGTATTCTACGACGCCCCTGTATCGGCTGGTAGTGGTGCAATAAACTTTTATGGTGCCTTTCATCAATTCGATTATGGCGATAATTATGCGCTGGGTACTACTTATGGAACGGGTAGTTCTATTTACGGCCAAGTAGGCTATGTGCTGCCTTTTGAATTTGCAGAGGGCCAAAGATTGATGCCCTATTTAGCTTACAGCAGCAGAGATTTTGAAGCTTTTGCCGAATCAGGCAATCGATTGCAGATTGGAGCGAACTGGTTTATCAACGGCCACAATGCTAAGATATCTGTTGAGTATATCTCTACACTTTCGAATTATACTGGAGCAAAACCTGATCGAGTGAATGGTCTTGTATTTCAAACTCACATTTTCCTTTAAATCAACCTATTATGTCTAAAGATTTGAAAAAATATTGGAAGAAGAACCTCAGTTATTTGGCCATTCTATTGTCCATCTGGTTCTTGGTTTCTTACGGGCTGGGAATACTTTTCGCAGACGCCCTGAACGCCTATTCCATTGGCGGTTTCCCCCTTGGTTTCTGGTTTGCCCAGCAAGGTTCAATTTACTTTTTCGTGGCTCTGATTTTTGTGTATGTCTACCTCATGAACCGCCTCGACCACAAATTTGATGTAGACGAAAAATAATTTAAAACAGAGAAATTATGGATGCACAGGTATGGACATACATTATGGTGGGAGTTACTTTTCTCATCTATATAGGCGTAGCCGTTTGGGCTAAGGCCGGATCTACAAAAGAATTTTATGTAGCAGGTGGAGGTATTAATCCAATTGCCAACGGCATGGCAACCGCGGCCGATTGGATGTCTGCCGCTTCATTTCTTTCCATGGCGGGAATTATATCCTTTATGGGCTATGGAGGCGCTCAGTATTTAATGGGTTGGACTGGTGGTTATGTATTGCTTGCCCTTCTTTTGGCACCTTATCTACGCAAGTTTGGCAAGTTTACGGTGCCTGATTTTATAGGTGATCGTTACTATTCAAAAAGTGCTAGAATTGTGGCGCTTGTTTGTGCACTTTTCGTGTCGTTTACTTACGTGGTAGGTCAAATGAAAGGTGTTGGCGTAGCCTTCTCTCGATTTTTCAATGTGAGTTATGATACTGGTGTAATCATAGGCATCGGGATCGTATTTTTCTATGCTGTTTTGGGAGGAATGAAAGGGATAACCTATACCCAGGTGGTACAATTTTGCGTCTTAATCTTCGCATTTACAGTTCCAGCCATCTTTATTTCATTCCAAATGACAGGAAACCCAATCCCGCAACTTGGTTTTGGTGGTCAGGTAAAAGATGGCACGTATTTACTACAAAAACTGAACGAGCTATCGGTCGATCTGGGCTTTGCAGAGTATACCAAAGTCAATCAGGGCAACCTGACGAATATGTTCTTCATTACTGCGGCGCTCATGTTCGGAACAGCGGGTCTGCCCCACGTAATTGTTCGCTTTTTCACAGTACCGAAAGTTCGAGATGCTAGGATTTCAGCAGGTTGGGCCTTGGCCTTTATCGCTATTCTGTACACTACAGCGCCAGCAGTAGCTGCATTTGCTAAAATCAATCTGATTAACACCGTTTCGGAACAGCCATACAGTGATGTGCCAGAGTGGTTCACTAACTGGGAAGAAACAGGTTTATTGGTATTCGATGATAAAAATGCGGATGGTAAAATCCAATATGTGGCGGATGCGGAAGCCAATGAATTAAAAATCGATAATGATATCATTGTATTGGCAAACCCTGAAATTGCTAAACTTCCAGCTTGGGTTGTTGGCCTAGTCGTTGCGGGTGGTTTAGCAGCAGCACTTTCCACAGCAGCAGGCCTGTTATTGGTTATTTCTTCGTCTATTTCACATGATTTATTGAAGAAATCACTTCGACCAAATATTTCTGAAAAAGGAGAGCTGAGAGCAGCCAGAATTAGTATTGCTGTGGCGGTCGTAGCGGCAGGGCTTGCAGGGTTAAACCCTCCAGGGTTTGTGGCACAGGTAGTGGCATTGGCATTTGGATTGGCGGCATCATCATTTTTTCCAGCAATTATCCTCGGTATTTTCGATAAGAAAATGAATAAAGAAGGAGCAGTGGCTGGGATGGTTGTCGGCATCCTGTTTACGGCCATCTATATATTCTACTTTAAACCGCAACTGGGAGGGCCGGGTACACCAGATGGTTATTGGTTTGGTATTTCTCCAGAAGGAATCGGTACGCTAGGCATGCTCATCAACTTTGTGGTGGCGGTTACGGTGTCTAGATTTACCAAACCTACCCCGAATCACATCAAGGAACTGGTAGAGAATATTCGGTTCCCACGAGGGGCAGGAGAAGCTTCCTCGCATTAATTGAATGATGATTCAGCATTGAAATAGCCTCTGATATTTTTAAATTGGATATCATGAATAGAAAGCAAAAAACCGGATTAGTACTCTCATTTGTTCTCTTCTTGTTGCTTTTAAACAAGCCCTTAATCGCCATTCCCAACGCGATTAAGGGTGGCTTACCCAATGTGATGATTTACTTGCTGATCGTTTGGTTAGTGATCATTATCACCATGATTATCTTTTCCCTAAAGAGCAGTAAGACAGATGATTAGTGGATGGGTAATCATACTGATTTCGGCCTTGTATTTGGCCTTACTTTTCTTTGTTGCCGATCGGGTAGACAGAGATAAAATTCCAGCTAGATTTAAAGTTGGCAACCGATGGATTTATGCCCTAGCTATTCCAGTTTATTGTACTGCTTGGACCTACTATGGAAGTGTAGGAAAAGCGGTTAATGATGGTTGGGAATTCCTTACTATCTATCTCGGCCCGATTTTGACGTTACCAATTTGGTGGTTCGTAGTACGCAAAATCATCCGGATTTGCGAAGTCCAAAGAATATCAACCCTTGCGGATTTCATTTCTACAAGATTCGACAAGAGCATGACGCTCAGTATCATGACTAGTTCGTTGATTGTCGTGGGCATTATCCCTTACATTTCCATTCAGCTTAAGTCAATTTCAAATGCCTACGAGTTCTTGGTGCAGCAAGAGGTATCGGAAATTTCGCGTGGCTTTATCTGGAACGATGCTGCCCTTTACTTGTCCATCTTGCTGGGTGTTTTTATCGTCTTTTTTGTCTTTAAGTCTATTGAAACGACCGATAAGCACAAGGGAATGATGACAGCCATTGCGCTGGATTCAATTGTAAAGCTTGTGGCATTTATGGCCGTAGGCATCTTTGTAACCTTTTATCTTTTTGATGGCTTTAGAGATGTATTTTCAAAAGCTGATGCTGACTATTTATCGACCTTATCTACAATAGATAATAATTCCGGATATGAGTGGTTCTTTTTGCTATTGCTCTCCATGTCGGCCATCCTTTTGCTACCAAGACA
This is a stretch of genomic DNA from Roseivirga misakiensis. It encodes these proteins:
- a CDS encoding IS1/IS1595 family N-terminal zinc-binding domain-containing protein, translating into MKYPICPRCKSENASKSGVINGRQRFKCKQCSYYFTVAKLGKQIDSYLVVKALQLYIEGVSYREIERILGVSHVSVMNWVKKYNVKPPLSADYRPTYKVLNHNELNNMVTSPDFLKGAGMILTELGDKYMMIKWERFRE
- a CDS encoding sodium:solute symporter family protein, producing the protein MDAQVWTYIMVGVTFLIYIGVAVWAKAGSTKEFYVAGGGINPIANGMATAADWMSAASFLSMAGIISFMGYGGAQYLMGWTGGYVLLALLLAPYLRKFGKFTVPDFIGDRYYSKSARIVALVCALFVSFTYVVGQMKGVGVAFSRFFNVSYDTGVIIGIGIVFFYAVLGGMKGITYTQVVQFCVLIFAFTVPAIFISFQMTGNPIPQLGFGGQVKDGTYLLQKLNELSVDLGFAEYTKVNQGNLTNMFFITAALMFGTAGLPHVIVRFFTVPKVRDARISAGWALAFIAILYTTAPAVAAFAKINLINTVSEQPYSDVPEWFTNWEETGLLVFDDKNADGKIQYVADAEANELKIDNDIIVLANPEIAKLPAWVVGLVVAGGLAAALSTAAGLLLVISSSISHDLLKKSLRPNISEKGELRAARISIAVAVVAAGLAGLNPPGFVAQVVALAFGLAASSFFPAIILGIFDKKMNKEGAVAGMVVGILFTAIYIFYFKPQLGGPGTPDGYWFGISPEGIGTLGMLINFVVAVTVSRFTKPTPNHIKELVENIRFPRGAGEASSH
- a CDS encoding ABC transporter permease; protein product: MLKKVGQKLIGFYCHPDYQEDIIGDLEEYYELHSKERGIRYANRKFFLDALLLFRLSLLRDKWFSQQLINIPMVKNIFKTAFRVFWKQRGYAALNILGLTIGITASMLLLLFVQSERSINQFHTDIDNIYQVMEHQTYSGYSYTYESNPGPLSDHFKQDMAEVEYMAAFTWVEERLFRINGQSYKEGGRMASEDFFKIFDVKFIEGVKEGSLTDPTKLYLSRSTKERIFGDEPALAKTLQVDGWGEYQVAGVFEDVPEETTINFNFIMPYEPWKARNDWLLDWSNNGIRGIAKLQAGVDFEAFNKKIENYVSEKQDGEESVVTLFVQPFGDRYLYNNYEDGKLAGGRISYVRLLTVVAFFILMIAAINFMNLATARSTKRAKEVGIKKVVGSSKFYLLLQFMAESILLATVSTIIAGLLIMLVLPPLNTLVDRSMTFSFTQLNHVGLLLSIGVGIGFLSGLYPSFVLSGFNALSVLKGTFKTSGWSNGLRKGLVVFQFVISTILIISTLVIHNQMTFIRNKNLGYNKENVVYFSVEGALSDLNTREMLKQRILDNPNFLSATYSNGSPLSVGSSTSGGFSWEGKVDQNQTNFYIIRAGHDFVETYGLDVIQGRSFDKALSTDTMNVLINEQTAKLMNVEDPLGVPITFWNRTGRVVGIVKDFHFSSLHQSIEPLVIGLRPEDSQVFSVKMTGQNVKENVAFLEKTVKEINPNYPFEYSFLDESFERLYRSENTIGTLADYFSLIAIFISLLGLFGLASFAAEQRIKEIGVRKVLGASIGNLLMLMTKGFMVLVGLGFLIAAPIGYYFMDNWLNAFEYRVDIGPSVFIIAGLASLIITVLTVSYHSLKAVHANPVNSLKYE
- a CDS encoding peptidase domain-containing ABC transporter gives rise to the protein MRKEVLLKKALVRQHDQKDCGVACLYTLVRYLGYKSSMEQLKLISGTTKEGTSLLGLEQAANELGFQAASIRLSYAELASMRGSFILHIIKHSNLNHFVLCLGKIGETWLIADPDDGIQRLTDVEFQSLWTSGIALNIKYSGDLQLPQKKASHGLSWLIPLIKPHQKRLTNILVLGIIHAILLFATAVFTEKLVDNLLPSGDRNLIIAGLVIWSLILVLSTFLTYVRNHRMASFSRDFNTDLLSNFFSQLLFQPKRFFDSKKMGDLITRLEDTEGIEENTTKWIEDGLISIFTVVVAFVLLFSYEPYLGVINLICSILIFGLIIYLRKAVIEAQKEAMVYHAENNANFVDTISGVDELKRKHLESKLSLNAMNLYRAFRSKVFTADKATIRFGLWIQLFTVLTTVAIIAISSLKVMSGTLEIGNMLAIVSITSITSGHIASLAFTYVDFEEGKIAFERMDELLTQKTEESTQTSSIEMAEKNILSIQDLSFSFPGQIELLNNISLQVEQGKITTLFGPSGSGKSTLLHVISTLYKPLSGRVLFNDHSVFKNPVDWRKRIGVVPQEIKVFNASLWENIDLNSLGTSNKRHRVKVQSLIKNYGLENFLKDLPLGIDTQLGENGVQLSGGQKKILGLLRALIDDPLVLLLDEVTSSLDQENVERILSILDQLKENMPVLQITHNTLCAGRSDIVYFIEGGKIVASGSPEMVDISQRPVGFKEYFEVVNQA
- a CDS encoding DUF4212 domain-containing protein; the encoded protein is MSKDLKKYWKKNLSYLAILLSIWFLVSYGLGILFADALNAYSIGGFPLGFWFAQQGSIYFFVALIFVYVYLMNRLDHKFDVDEK